One region of Elephas maximus indicus isolate mEleMax1 chromosome 23, mEleMax1 primary haplotype, whole genome shotgun sequence genomic DNA includes:
- the LOC126066579 gene encoding uncharacterized protein LOC126066579 translates to MGGVSVTYCCYNRNTTVDGVSVTYCCYNRNTTVDGVSVTYCCYNRNITVDGVSVTYCCCNRNTTVGGVSVTYCCYNRDTTVGGVSVTYCCYNRNTTVNGVSVSYCCYNRNITVDGVSVTYCCCNRNTTVDGVSVTYCCCNRNTTVDGVSVTYCCCNRNTTVDGVSVTYCCCNRNTTVDGVSVTYCCCNRNITVDGVSVSYCCYNRNTTVDGVSVTYCCYNRNTTVDGVSVTYCCYNRNTTVDGVSVTYCCYNRNTTVDGVSVTYCCYNRNTTVGGVSVTYCCYNRNTTVDGVSVTYCCYNRNTTVGGVSVS, encoded by the exons atgggtggtgtctcagtcacctactgctgctataacagaaataccacagtggatggtgtctcagtcacctactgctgctataacagaaataccacagtggatggtgtctcagtcacctactgctgctataacagaaatatcacagtggatggtgtctcagtcacctactgctgctgtaacagaaataccacagtgggtggtgtctcagtcacctactgctgctataacagagataccacagtgggtggtgtctcagtcacctactgctgttataacagaaataccacagtgaatggtgtctcagtcagctactgctgctataacagaaatatcacagtggatggtgtctcagtcacctactgctgctgtaacagaaataccacagtggatggtgtctcagtcacctactgctgctgtaacagaaataccacagtggatggtgtctcagtcac ctactgctgctgtaacagaaataccacagtggatggtgtctcagtcacctactgctgctgtaacagaaataccacagtggatggtgtctcagtcacctactgctgctgtaacagaaatatcacagtggatggtgtctcagtcagctactgctgctataacagaaataccacagtggatggtgtctcagtcacctactgctgttataacagaaataccacagtggatggtgtctcagtcacctactgctgctataacagaaataccacagtggatggtgtctcagtcacctactgctgctataacagaaataccacagtggatggtgtctcagtcacctactgctgctataacagaaataccacagtgggtggtgtctcagtcacctactgctgctataacagaaataccacagtggatggtgtctcagtcacctactgctgctataacagaaataccacagtgggtggtgtctcagtcagctag